The following nucleotide sequence is from Mangifera indica cultivar Alphonso chromosome 1, CATAS_Mindica_2.1, whole genome shotgun sequence.
acaTCACTTAGTACATGGTGAAATGTCGTCattaatacttaaattgatactcattataaatgtatattgtATCACTCATTCTTAAATGTGCCACTATCTTGCTTGATTGTTGAAGGATACTTGTATGTGTTTTCTCGTTAAGATTATGCTAGGGGACCAGACATCTCTACAGCACCCTTACTCCCATTATTATGTGTAGGTATTTCCATCTGTCCTTGCCCAGCTGGAGCATAGGCTACTTCTCCATGGACTGCAGCGTCCCCTATCTGGAGCTCTCTGTCAGTCATTCTTAGGGGTGTTATTACTTTGATTATCTGGAGAATGATGGATGTAACAACTACGTTCCAACCTATTACAAAGCATGCTCCCACCAACTGCTTCAGAAATTGCATTCCACTTCCATAGAAGGCACCCTTTGAGTTGGGCACTGCCAGGAACATGCTGCTGAGACTTGGATGAGCAAAGAGTCCGGTAAGAGCTCCACCCAAGGTTCCAGCAACACCGTGGGTATGTAATACATCAAGGGTGTCATCAACCTGTTTCAGCACTTGCAGCTTCTCCTTCAAACAAGTCACGGTATACCAAGGAATGCTTCCTGAAGCTATGCCCATTACCAGTGCAGCCCATCCCTGAACAAGACCTGTGTGGGATATATGGTTGTGAATTAGCGAAGATGATGTTTGTCTCTGAGATTTCAGGTTTAGTTTTTCAGATTAAGGAATCTTACCTGCAGCAGGAGTGATGCAAACCAACCCAGTAATCATTCCCTGAATGGCTCCGAATATTGAGGGTTTCTTGAAGACTGCATCCAAGCAAATCCACACAAGGAGACTGGTGGCAGCACAGATGTGAGTGTTAAGAACTCCAACTGAGGAATCTATGTTGGCAGAGAAAGGATCTCCTCCATTGAAACCAGTCCAGCCCATCCAAAGAATACCAGCTCCAGCCAAAGCCAGCGGGAGATTATTGGGTTGAAAGTCTTCCTTGTCTTCCTTTAATCTTGGTCCCACCTATAGGAGAAACAGAGCAGATCGGATTATAATGATATcagagtttgcaatatacaaaaTGCATTGAACTTGCTAAGAAAAGAGGCCCAACCCAGTAAGCTGCTGTGAATCCTGCTGCTCCAGATGCTAAATGGACAACATAACCACCTGAATAATCCATGATTCCCCATTGGAAAAGGAAACCTCCACCCCATATGCTGAATGCCACAACACTGTAAGAGAAAGTGATCCACAATGGTACAAACAGTGCCCAAGCTTTTATGCTCATCCGCCCCAGAACGGAACCAGCAAGGAGCACAACAGTTACTGCTGCAAAGGCATACTGGAAAAAGACCATAACAGCCATGGGGTAGAGTGGTTGTATCGCTGCAgttatgtttttgtattttgttgcTGGGAGGAAAGC
It contains:
- the LOC123224160 gene encoding ammonium transporter 3 member 1-like; its protein translation is MAAAAVPDWLNKGDNAWQMVSAALVGMQGMPGLVILYAGLVKRKWVINSSFMALYAFAAVMPCWILWAYKMSFGHQLLPFWGKAGLAASQDFLILQAFLPATKYKNITAAIQPLYPMAVMVFFQYAFAAVTVVLLAGSVLGRMSIKAWALFVPLWITFSYSVVAFSIWGGGFLFQWGIMDYSGGYVVHLASGAAGFTAAYWVGPRLKEDKEDFQPNNLPLALAGAGILWMGWTGFNGGDPFSANIDSSVGVLNTHICAATSLLVWICLDAVFKKPSIFGAIQGMITGLVCITPAAGLVQGWAALVMGIASGSIPWYTVTCLKEKLQVLKQVDDTLDVLHTHGVAGTLGGALTGLFAHPSLSSMFLAVPNSKGAFYGSGMQFLKQLVGACFVIGWNVVVTSIILQIIKVITPLRMTDRELQIGDAAVHGEVAYAPAGQGQMEIPTHNNGSKGAVEMSGPLA